In Chroicocephalus ridibundus chromosome 4, bChrRid1.1, whole genome shotgun sequence, one genomic interval encodes:
- the TMEM86A gene encoding lysoplasmalogenase TMEM86A has product MVSPVTVVKSEGPKLVPFFKATCVYFVLWLPTSSPSWFSALIKCLPIFCLWVFLLAHGINFLVSHRSASRILAGLIFSAVGDAFLIWQEQGYFIHGLLMFAITHILYSSAFGMKPLDLKAGLLMGLVSSSCYAFLYSYLSGPFTYLVAVYIALIGFMGWRAVAGVQLCNDLWTWTKLSACIGAMLFMVSDLTIALNKFCFPVPYSRFIIMATYYAAQMLIALSAVESRDEEDFRKRS; this is encoded by the exons gtGAAGAGTGAAGGCCCCAAACTGGTGCCCTTCTTTAAAGCCACTTGTGTCTATTTTGTCCTCTGGCTGCCAACTTCCAGCCCCTCCTGGTTCAGTGCCCTCATCAAATGTCTGCCCATCTTCTGCCTGTGGGTTTTCCTTCTGGCTCATGGAATTAACTTCTTAGTGTCACACCGGAGCGCCAGCCGCATCCTAGCGGGACTCATATTCTCGGCAGTGGGAGACGCCTTTCTCatctggcaggagcagggctacTTCATTCATG GTCTGCTGATgtttgccatcacacacatcctgTACTCTTCAGCCTTCGGCATGAAGCCTTTGGACCTCAAAGCCGGCTTGTTGATGGGCCTTGTTTCCAGTTCCTGTTATGCCTTCCTGTACTCCTACCTCTCAGGCCCATTCACCTACCTGGTAGCTGTCTACATCGCCTTGATTGGCTTCATGGGCTGGCGAGCAGTCGCCGGTGTGCAGCTGTGCAACGACCTCTGGACATGGACCAAGCTCTCGGCCTGCATCGGCGCGATGCTGTTCATGGTGTCAGATCTGACCATTGCACTTAACAAGTTCTGCTTTCCTGTGCCCTACTCGCGCTTCATCATCATGGCTACTTACTATGCAGCCCAAATGCTTATTGCACTGTCAGCTGTAGAGAGCAGAGATGAAGAGGACTTCAGAAAGAGAAGCTAG